A region of the Methanofastidiosum sp. genome:
GATATATGGGAGGACTGGGATGGCTGTAACGCCTACTGTGATACCTGCCTCCTTTAATTTCTTAATCGCTTCCAATCTCTTTTCAACTGAAGGAACTCTAGGCTCTATTTTGTCACTAAGCGACTGGTCAAGAGTTGTTATTGTCATGCAGACATTTAGAAATCCCGTCTTAGATATCTCTTTTAGAATATCAATGTCCTTTAGTACTAGGTCGGACTTAGTCGTGATAAGAAGTGCATTGTGGTGCTTCAAAAATACCTCTAACACTTTCCTAGTATTCCCAAACTCTTTTTCTGCCGGCTGGTAAGGGTCTGTAACAGTAGAAACATTAACAGTTAGATTTTTGTTCCACTTTTCTTTTGAGAACTCTTTGTCTAAAGCGCTAGCCGCATTGTCCTTGACTATAATCTTTCGGGCAAACTCTCCCTCTTCCATCCCAAGGTATTCATGCGTGTATCTAGCATTGCAATAGACGCAGTCATGCTGACACCCTCTATAGATATTAGATCCCCACCTAAAGGGGAGAAACCAGACATTAAGCTTGTGAAGCATCTTTTCAACTTCAACATGTTCATAGAATATCTTTGTCATATAATCAGTCATCCATATCCTTTAGTGGGGCCATAAAGCCACCGGTAGTTCTTTTATCAAGTGGCGTCATATCATCGCATATTTTTATCTTAACTTCTTTTTCATAAATAAAGTTCCCAATTTCTTTTGCCTTCTTCTCAATCTCTTTTGAAATATTTTGATCCTCAAACATAAATATTTTTATTATTGGGTCTGGATTCTCCTCAAAATCCCAAACGCCGATTATTTTCCCGTTGTTTATAATAGTTGTCGTTCCACTCCCAGCGCGGTCAAAAATATAATTAAAATATTCTTTATCAAGATACCTATCCCGCTCCTTGTAACCCATTATGCATGGATCAAGCGCAGGCAAAAGATTGATTTGTGGATTATTATTTTCTTTTATATTTTTTAATTGGTTCAGACCATTCTTAAAGATTATATGTTCTCCAAGCCCCGAAATATTCACATACTCTACGCCACTTAATATATCAAGTATTTTCTTTATCTCAGTCTTCGGAAAACCTGTCCATCACGAAATATCTGTTATAGTTACAGGATCAAATGAGGACAGGTACTGTGATACTATTATCTTTCTTGCCGCATCTTGGCTATACTCGCTAAGATTGATATCCGGGAGATACCTATCCGTTCTGTAATATGTATGGGCATTGCTCTTCCACCCTCCCTTGGATAGGCCCCTTACTAAAATACCAAGGTCGCACATTAGATTAATTACAGGGGATAAGTTAGTTTCAGTATTGAGATCTTTTTTAATTTCACTTGTATTAAGGCCATTATTTCCTAAAAGTTCAAGAATTGATTTTGAAATCTTTTCATACTCGCTTTCAGTTATACCCATATATTTGTAATACTTCTCTGAAGCAATCTGTACCCCTTCTTTAGTAGCAGAAAAGGCAGCAGAAACATATTCCCT
Encoded here:
- a CDS encoding radical SAM protein; translation: MTKIFYEHVEVEKMLHKLNVWFLPFRWGSNIYRGCQHDCVYCNARYTHEYLGMEEGEFARKIIVKDNAASALDKEFSKEKWNKNLTVNVSTVTDPYQPAEKEFGNTRKVLEVFLKHHNALLITTKSDLVLKDIDILKEISKTGFLNVCMTITTLDQSLSDKIEPRVPSVEKRLEAIKKLKEAGITVGVTAIPVLPYISDDEKTLEEMIKTFSELNVDYVIVDVLNFKGETRQRMTKFLEEYDQSLIPKYEALYQTDYCDKEYSKGVRKITNKLVKKYGVDKYDKMFSYGKNKEAK
- a CDS encoding winged helix DNA-binding domain-containing protein gives rise to the protein MNISGLGEHIIFKNGLNQLKNIKENNNPQINLLPALDPCIMGYKERDRYLDKEYFNYIFDRAGSGTTTIINNGKIIGVWDFEENPDPIIKIFMFEDQNISKEIEKKAKEIGNFIYEKEVKIKICDDMTPLDKRTTGGFMAPLKDMDD
- a CDS encoding winged helix DNA-binding domain-containing protein is translated as MNLTNSGSRTEVYQNSLNNFDKSSLDREIIEKRLVKIRFVRKTVHILPREYVSAAFSATKEGVQIASEKYYKYMGITESEYEKISKSILELLGNNGLNTSEIKKDLNTETNLSPVINLMCDLGILVRGLSKGGWKSNAHTYYRTDRYLPDINLSEYSQDAARKIIVSQYLSSFDPVTITDIS